A genomic window from Camelina sativa cultivar DH55 chromosome 2, Cs, whole genome shotgun sequence includes:
- the LOC104734606 gene encoding bifunctional dethiobiotin synthetase/7,8-diamino-pelargonic acid aminotransferase, mitochondrial-like, giving the protein MLSVTTTLLRHRLRHLRHRIRFNSTAISPPPPHSFHLPLNHPTYLIWAANTSLGKTLVSTGIAASFLLQQPSSSAAKLLYLKPIQTGFPSDSDSRFVYSKLDSLSLRRRIPISISNSVLRSSLPAAESMRSNVEPSNNGMCDLNFREEKMVTGAPELSCKTLFAWEAAISPHLASERENATVDDSLVLRMIEKCLTEEMGSEKSDLLCLVETAGGVASPGPSGTLQCDLYRPFRLPGILVGDGRLGGISGTIAAYESLKLRGYDIAAVVFEDHGLVNEVPLTSYLRNKVPVLVLPPIPKDPSDDLIEWFLESDSVFKDLKERMVLTYLARLERLNGMAKQAGEVFWWPFTQHRLVHEEGVTVIDSRCGENFSIYKASETSSLTQQFDACASWWTQGPDPAFQAELAREMGYTAARFGHVMFPENVYEPALKCAELLLEGVGKGWASRVYFSDNGSTAIEIALKMAFRKFCVDHDFCEATEEEKHIEVKVLALRGSYHGDTLGAMEAQAASPYTGFLQQPWYTGRGLFLDPPTVFLSNGAWNLSLPGSFSEIPPEEYGTFTTRDEIFDKSRDTSILATIYSAHVSKHLQEYSGVRQSTHVGALIIEPVIHGAGGMHMVDPLFQRVLVNECRNRKIPVIFDEVFTGFWRLGVETTTELLGCTPDIACFAKLLTAGMVPLAVTLATDAVFDSFSGDSKLKALLHGHSYSAHAMGCATAAKAIQWFKDPETNHNITSERTLRELWDEELVQQISYHSAVQRVVVLGTLFALELKADASNSGYASLYAKSLLEMLREDGIFTRPLGNVIYLMCGPCTSPEICRRLLTKLYKRLGDFNRR; this is encoded by the exons ATGTTATCCGTAACCACCACTCTCCTCCGCCACCGTCTCCGGCACTTACGCCACCGTATCAGATTCAACTCCACCGCTATTTCTCCCCCTCCTCCTCACTCTTTTCATCTACCTCTCAATCACCCTACCTACTTAATTTGGGCAGCCAACACTTCTCTAGGCAAAACCCTCGTCTCTACAGGCATCGCCGCCTCTTTCCTCCTCcaacaaccttcttcttccgccGCGAAACTCCTCTATTTGAAACCTATACAGACTGGTTTCCCTTCCGATTCCGATTCTCGTTTCGTCTACTCCAAGCTCGATTCACTCTCCCTCCGTCGCCGAATCCCTATTTCTATCTCCAACTCCGTTCTCCGTTCTTCACTCCCCGCCGCAGAGTCTATGCGATCGAATGTTGAACCCAGTAATAATGGGATGTGTGATTTGAATTTCCGGGAGGAGAAGATGGTCACCGGTGCGCCGGAACTTTCGTGCAAGACGTTGTTTGCTTGGGAGGCAGCTATCTCTCCGCATTTAGCTTCGGAGAGGGAAAACGCGACGGTTGATGACTCCCTCGTGCTACGGATGATTGAAAAGTGTTTGACGGAAGAAATGGGAAGCGAGAAATCGGATTTACTATGTCTGGTGGAGACTGCCGGTGGAGTTGCTAGTCCTGGACCATCGGGAACTCTTCAGTGCGATCTCTACAG GCCTTTTAGGTTACCTGGAATTCTAGTTGGAGATGGTCGGCTCGGTGGTATCTCAGGGACTATTGCAGCTTACGAGAGTTTAAAACTTCGTGGATATGATATTGCTGCTGTTGTTTTTGAAGATCATGGCCTTGTTAATGAAGTTCCATTAACGTCATATCTAAGAAATAA GGTACCGGTGCTTGTGCTTCCGCCTATTCCTAAGGACCCTTCAGATGATCTTATTGAATGGTTTCTCGAATCTGATTCTGTGTTTAAAGATTTAAAAGAGAGAATGGTATTAACTTATTTGGCGAGATTAGAAAGATTGAACGGCATGGCCAAGCAAGCAGGCGAAGTTTTCTGGTGGCCGTTTACTCAGCATAGACTTGTGCATGAAGAAGGTGTGACGGTTATAGACTCCAGATGTGGTGAAAACTTTTCAATATACAAG GCTTCTGAGACCAGTTCTCTTACCCAACAATTTGATGCTTGTGCAAGCTGGTGGACACAGGGGCCAGATCCTGCTTTCCAG GCTGAGCTTGCTAGAGAAATGGGTTACACTGCTGCTAGGTTCGGGCATGTTATGTTCCCTGAGAATGTATATGAACCTGCCTTGAAATGCGCTGAGCTCTTATTAGAGGGAGTGGGGAAAG GCTGGGCTTCTCGAGTATACTTCTCGGATAATGGATCTACAGCAATCGAAATTGCCTTGAAGATGGCATTTCGTAAGTTTTGTGTTGATCATGATTTTTGCGAGGCTACAGAAGAGGAAAAGCATATAGAGGTTAAG GTTCTAGCTCTTCGGGGCTCTTACCATGGGGATACTTTAGGAGCTATGGAAGCACAAGCAGCATCACCTTATACAGGCTTTCTCCAGCAACCGTG GTACACTGGAAGAGGCCTGTTTCTGGATCCTCCTACTGTCTTTCTCTCCAACGGAGCCTGGAATCTCTCCCTTCCTGGAAGTTTTTCTGAAATCCCCCCAGAAGAATATGGAA CCTTCACCACCCGTGATGAGATTTTTGACAAGAGCAGAGACACATCAATTCTTGCAACAATATATTCGGCCCATGTATCGAAGCATTTACAAGAGTATTCTGGAGTTAGGCAATCTACCCATGTCGGAGCACTGATAATAGAACCAG TAATTCATGGTGCTGGGGGAATGCACATGGTTGATCCGCTTTTCCAAAGAGTTCTAGTCAATGAGTGCCGGAATAGAAAAATTCCAGTCATTTTCGATGAAGTGTTCACAGGATTCTGGCGTCTTGGAGTAGAG ACTACTACTGAACTTCTCGGTTGCACACCGGACATAGCATGTTTCGCCAAATTGTTGACTGCTGGAATGGTTCCTTTGGCTGTCACTCTTGCCACAGATGCTGTATTTGATTCATTCTCTGGAGATTCTAAG CTCAAAGCATTGCTTCATGGTCACTCATACTCGGCTCATGCCATGGGTTGCGCAACAGCTGCCAAAGCTATCCAGTGGTTCAAAGATCCAGAAACTAACCATAACATCACTTCAGAAAGAACCTTAAGAGAG CTGTGGGATGAAGAACTAGTGCAACAAATATCATATCACTCAGCGGTTCAAAGGGTGGTTGTATTAGGAACCTTATTCGCTCTAGAACTAAAAGCAGATGCTTCCAATTCCGG GTATGCTTCGTTGTATGCGAAGTCTCTACTAGAGATGCTCAGAGAAGACGGAATCTTCACTCGCCCTCTCGGCAACGTCATCTATCTCATGTGTGGTCCTTGCACTTCGCCTGAAATCTGCCGCCGTTTACTCACTAAGCTCTACAAAAGGCTCGGAGACTTCAacagaagatga
- the LOC104734615 gene encoding uncharacterized protein LOC104734615 → MDSASVNSSSVTSPVSSLNDEPHRVKFLCSFLGSILPRPQDAKLRYVGGETRIVSVNRDIRYEDLMIKMRELYDGAAVLKYQQPDEDLDALVSVVNDDDVTNMMEEYDKLGSGDGFTRLRIFLFSSPEQDGSSSHYVERDDQRESERRYVDALNNLMEGTDFRKLQQHPDSPRFNQPDDFSMMLNQLSIETGGGSQRGNEIPIAQYSNLHQLRIPRVGSGQMLATRYGEVEGTWSPYYSPRHHGHHDPRNFQEFPSSPSSARYRMPYGEIPDKGFDRMPEEYVRPSQASYHPLYEHQPQIPDSVVWVPAGAMPPESKGGFPGNVLHGGPGGYEGGNVCENCRVPYHRNHQLLEQPNIGNNGFPPAHCAQCPPNRESFLLNTDQKPTHHGAYPNETFGHERGWMVQPQVNPNTPRFEEGRPHISNVGRPNDHYTPDGPGMNYPLDKPLGGIHLNTANPSAEERGFHYGNNLYPPGPESIHSAGHSHMHPQQNIWQNISNPIAGPPALPMQVNGTANQTVIRNSIENTPRFSIGVENQNVVVGSPQRVSGFDGMSSPGQPYHSNPHLQDKVFPLDPNWVPSENPTVRNEYLQVREPLTGPLSQTNLNTAPVVQTPECVEVVRPVESKFAEGGEQFNYVNSCVSNGVPSLDKPQPLAERKKDMGNLEQVSPSATTPEGAELSVERLSFLPELIESVKKAALEGAAEVKAHPEEAKDQVMPELVENEPEHMNAQDETEIDSDSDNSNNFKIEQTKAEAEARSRGLQSIRNDDLEEIRELGHGTYGSVYHGKWKGSDVAIKRIKASCFAGKPSERERLIEDFWKEALLLSSLHHPNVVSFYGIVRDGPDGSLATVAEFMVNGSLKQFLQKKDRTIDRRKRLIIAMDTAFGMEYLHGKNIVHFDLKCENLLVNMRDPQRPICKIGDLGLSKVKQKTLVSGGVRGTLPWMAPELLSGKSNMVSEKIDVYSFGIVMWELLTGEEPYADMHCASIIGGIVNNALRPKIPQWCDPEWKGLMESCWGSEPTERPSFAEISQKLRNMAAAMNLK, encoded by the exons ATGGATTCAGCTTCTGTGAACTCATCTTCTGTCACTAGTCCAGTCTCTAGCTTAAACGATGAGCCCCATCGTGTTAAGTTTCTGTGTAGCTTCTTAGGAAGTATATTGCCTCGTCCTCAGGACGCGAAACTGAGGTACGTAGGTGGAGAGACGAGGATCGTCAGTGTGAATAGAGATATTAGGTATGAGGACTTGATGATCAAGATGAGAGAGCTTTATGATGGTGCAGCTGTGTTGAAATACCAGCAGCCTGATGAGGATCTCGATGCTTTGGTCTCTGTGGTGAACGATGATGATGTTACGAATATGATGGAGGAGTATGATAAGTTAGGTTCCGGAgatgggttcactaggcttagGATCTTTCTGTTTTCGTCTCCTGAACAGGATGGTTCTTCTTCCCATTATGTTGAACGTGATGATCAGAGGGAATCTGAGAGGAGATATGTTGATGCTCTTAATAATTTGATGGAAGGTACAGACTTTAGGAAGCTGCAGCAACATCCTGATTCGCCTCGTTTCAATCAGCCTGATGATTTTTCGATGATGTTGAACCAGCTGAGTATTGAGACTGGCGGTGGTAGCCAGAGGGGTAACGAGATACCTATTGCGCAGTATAGTAATCTTCATCAGCTTAGGATTCCTCGTGTGGGTTCAGGGCAGATGCTTGCAACGAGGTATGGTGAAGTAGAAGGTACATGGAGTCCTTACTATTCTCCTCGGCACCATGGACATCATGATCCCAGAAATTTTCAGGAGTTTCCATCTTCGCCTTCTTCTGCTCGTTATCGAATGCCATATGGGGAAATTCCTGATAAGGGTTTTGATAGAATGCCTGAAGAGTATGTGAGGCCATCGCAAGCAAGTTATCATCCTTTATATGAGCACCAGCCTCAAATTCCTGACAGTGTGGTGTGGGTACCAGCTGGAGCAATGCCACCTGAGAGTAAAGGAGGTTTTCCTGGGAATGTTCTTCACGGTGGTCCAGGTGGCTATGAAGGTGGTAATGTATGCGAGAACTGTCGTGTACCGTATCATAGGAACCATCAGCTTTTGGAGCAGCCTAATATAGGCAACAACGGATTTCCACCGGCTCATTGTGCACAGTGTCCACCAAACAGGGAAAGTTTCCTGCTTAACACTGACCAAAAACCTACTCATCACGGAGCTTATCCAAATGAGACTTTCGGACATGAAAGAGGATGGATGGTTCAACCGCAGGTGAATCCTAATACTCCAAGGTTTGAGGAAGGAAGGCCACATATTTCTAATGTTGGAAGACCAAACGATCATTACACTCCGGATGGTCCTGGGATGAATTATCCTCTTGATAAACCACTTGGTGGCATTCACCTGAATACGGCCAACCCTTCTGCTGAGGAACGTGGGTTTCATTATGGGAATAATCTCTATCCTCCAGGACCTGAAAGTATCCACTCAGCAGGTCATAGCCATATGCACCCTCAGCAAAATATTTGGCAGAACATTTCAAATCCTATAGCTGGTCCTCCAGCCTTGCCCATGCAAGTCAATGGCACAGCCAATCAGACTGTTATCAGGAATTCAATAGAAAATACTCCTAGGTTTTCTATTGGAGTGGAGAATCAAAATGTTGTAGTTGGTTCTCCGCAAAGGGTTTCTGGCTTTGATGGAATGTCCTCCCCTGGCCAGCCTTACCACTCTAATCCCCATTTGCAAGATAAAGTCTTCCCGTTAGACCCAAATTGGGTGCCATCTGAGAACCCGACTGTACGTAACGAATATCTACAAGTGCGTGAGCCTTTGACTGGGCCATTATCACAGACAAACCTCAATACTGCACCAGTTGTGCAGACACCAGAGTGTGTTGAAGTTGTGAGGCCGGTGGAAAGCAAGTTTGCTGAGGGAGGTGAACAATTTAACTATGTTAATAGTTGTGTTTCAAACGGTGTTCCATCTCTAGATAAGCCTCAACCCTTAGCTGAACGAAAGAAAGATATGGGGAATCTGGAACAAGTTAGTCCTTCTGCTACTACTCCTGAAGGGGCAGAGCTATCAGTTGAGCGTTTGAGTTTCTTGCCTGAGTTAATTGAATCTGTGAAGAAGGCGGCACTTGAAGGAGCTGCTGAGGTTAAAGCTCATCCAGAAGAAGCCAAAGATCAAGTGATGCCAGAGTTGGTGGAAAACGAACCAGAGCATATG aatGCTCAAGACGAAACTGAGATAGATTCTGATAGCGATAACTCAAACAATTTCAAGATTGAACAAACAAAGGCTGAGGCTGAAGCTCGATCCAGGGGACTACAG AGTATAAGAAACGATGATCTAGAGGAGATTAGAGAGTTAGGCCATGGAACATATGGATCTGTTTACCATGGAAAATGGAAAGGCTCAGATGTTGCAATTAAGAGAATAAAAGCCAGCTGCTTTGCAGGCAAACCTTCTGAAAGGGAACGTTTG ATAGAAGATTTTTGGAAAGAAGCCCTGTTATTGAGCTCATTGCATCACCCAAACGTTGTGTCGTTCTATGGAATAGTTCGTGATGGTCCTGATGGTTCTCTAGCAACTGTGGCAGAGTTCATGGTTAACGGATCTTTGAAACAGttcttgcagaagaaggatAG AACTATTGATCGTCGTAAAAGACTCATCATAGCCATGGATACTGCATTTGGGATGGAGTATCTGCACGGAAAGAACATAGTTCATTTCGATTTGAAGTGTGAGAATCTTCTTGTGAACATGAGAGATCCTCAGCGTCCTATATGCAAG ATTGGTGATTTGGGGTTATCAAAGGTGAAACAGAAGACTCTAGTATCAGGAGGTGTTCGTGGGACTTTACCGTGGATGGCACCTGAGCTATTGAGTGGGAAAAGCAACATGGTCTCTGAAAAG ATCGATGTTTACTCGTTTGGGATTGTAATGTGGGAATTGCTCACTGGTGAAGAACCTTACGCAGACATGCACTGTGCTTCCATAATTG GAGGTATAGTGAATAACGCATTGCGCCCTAAAATCCCACAGTGGTGTGATCCAGAGTGGAAGGGATTGATGGAAAGTTGCTGGGGGTCTGAGCCAACAGAGAGACCATCCTTTGCTGAAATATCACAGAAGCTCAGGAACATGGCTGCTGCtatgaatttgaaataa
- the LOC104734591 gene encoding calmodulin-binding protein 60 B-like has protein sequence MDRGNNMNRAKRILDGNNDDDQPERKRPALASVIVEALKVDSLQKLCSSLEPILRRVVSEEVERALAKLGPARLTGSSGSSSPKRIEGPDGRKLRLHFKSRLSLPLFTGGKVEGEQGAAIHVVLIDANTGRAVVYGPEASAKLQVVVLEGDFNSEDDEDWTQEEFESHVVKERAGKRPLLTGDVYVTLKEGVGTLGELVFTDNSSWIRSRKFRLGLRVVSGYCDGMRIREAKTEAFIVKDHRGELYKKHYPPALADEVWRLEKIGKDGAFHKKLNAEGIDTVEDFLRVMVIDSGKLRTILGSGMSNKMWDALVEHAKTCVQSSKLYIYYAEDSRNIGVLFNNIYELSGLISGDQYFSAESLTDSQKVYVEGLVKKAYENWTQVIEYGGKSLLDLKQPNRLSITQTDLANYSTAALDHPIQMTGHSSSMPANQSPVLSDFAIGGYDQSLATRYHSQPQLLNSNPRAQFDIASCSNPRAQFDVASCSTTQDQLLGNLHQTQSTINSQNMNGLALGPPQSSTNGYQNINSASVHQANLNHLEDWSNSRERVGPEDFFSEEEIRLRSHEMLESEDMQQFLRLFSMGGGGNGSATHLPEDGYTFPSFLHTPMQGYDEDRGRSGRAVVGWLKIKAAMRWGFFIRRKAAERRAQIVELDDDDEDGE, from the exons ATGGATAGAGGTAATAATATGAATAGAGCCAAGAGGATTTTGGATGGGAACAACGATGATGATCAGCCTGAGCGTAAACGCCCTGCTCTTGCTAG TGTGATTGTAGAGGCTCTCAAAGTAGACAGTTTGCAGAAGCTTTGCTCTTCTTTGGAACCTATTCTCCGCCGAGTT GTTAGCGAGGAAGTGGAACGTGCTTTGGCGAAACTAGGCCCTGCTAGGCTTACTGGAAG TTCTggatcttcttctccaaagcGAATCGAAGGTCCAGATGGCCGGAAATTACGGTTACACTTCAAATCTAGACTATCTCTCCCTTTATTCACTGGAGGGAAAGTAGAAGGAGAGCAAGGTGCTGCAATCCATGTCGTTTTGATTGATGCAAACACTGGACGTGCTGTGGTATATGGTCCAGAGGCTTCAGCTAAACTTCAAGTTGTTGTGCTTGAAGGTGACTTCAAcagtgaagatgatgaagactgGACACAAGAAGAATTCGAAAGCCATGTTGTTAAAGAGCGTGCTGGAAAGAGACCGTTGCTTACTGGAGATGTGTATGTCACTCTCAAGGAAGGGGTTGGAACTTTGGGAGAGCTAGTTTTCACAGATAACTCGAGTTGGATTCGTAGTCGTAAGTTTAGACTTGGTTTAAGGGTTGTTTCTGGGTATTGTGATGGTATGCGTATCCGTGAGGCCAAGACGGAAGCTTTTATTGTTAAGGACCACAGGGGTGAAT TGTACAAGAAGCATTATCCACCTGCTCTGGCTGATGAGGTGTGGAGATTGGAGAAGATCGGCAAGGATGGTGCATTCCATAAAAAGCTTAATGCAGAAGGGATTGATACTGTAGAAGATTTTCTGAGAGTAATGGTCATAGATTCTGGAAAATTACGTACT ATTCTTGGAAGTGGCATGTCAAACAAAATGTGGGATGCATTAGTAGAGCACGCAAAGACGTGTGTCCAGAGCAGCAAGCTTTATATCTACTATGCTGAGGATTCAAGGAATATTGGTGTTTTGTTCAATAATATCTATGAGCTAAGTGGCCTCATTTCTGGTGATCAATACTTTTCTGCTGAATCACTTACTGACAGCCAAAAG GTTTATGTTGAGGGGCTGGTGAAGAAAGCATATGAAAACTGGACCCAAGTCATAGAGTATGGTGGAAAATCTCTGTTAGACTTGAAGCAGCCTAACAG GTTGAGTATTACTCAAACTGATTTGGCGAATTACTCTACTGCTGCCCTTGACCATCCAATCCAGATGACAGGCCATTCATCTTCAATGCCGGCTAATCAGTCTCCAGTGCTTTCAGATTTTGCTATTGGAG GGTATGATCAGTCTCTGGCAACAAGATATCATTCGCAGCCCCAGCTTTTGAACTCCAACCCACGAGCACAGTTTGATATTGCTTCGTGCAGTAACCCACGAGCACAGTTTGATGTTGCGTCGTGCAGTACAACACAAGACCAGCTCCTTGGAAACTTACATCAAACTCAAAGCACCATAAACAGTCAAAACATGAATGGCCTTGCTCTTGGTCCTCCACAGTCATCCACAAACGGATACCAAAACATCAACTCTGCTTCTGTTCACCAGGCAAATCTGAATCATTTAGAAGATTGGTCAAACTCACGCGAGAGAGTAGGTCCAGAAGATTTCTTCTCAGAGGAAGAGATCCGACTCAGAAGCCATGAAATGCTAGAGAGCGAAGACATGCAACAGTTCCTCCGTCTGTTCAGCATGGGAGGGGGAGGCAATGGCTCTGCAACACACTTGCCAGAAGATGGATATACTTTCCCATCGTTTCTACACACGCCTATGCAAGGTTATGATGAAGACCGTGGTCGATCAGGGAGAGCTGTTGTTGGATGGCTTAAGATAAAAGCAGCAATGAGATGGGGGTTCTTCATCAGGAGGAAAGCTGCTGAGAGGCGAGCACAGATTGTagagcttgatgatgatgatgaagatggcgAATAG